The following coding sequences lie in one Hippopotamus amphibius kiboko isolate mHipAmp2 chromosome 7, mHipAmp2.hap2, whole genome shotgun sequence genomic window:
- the ITGB1BP1 gene encoding integrin beta-1-binding protein 1 isoform X2, whose translation MFRKGKKRHSSSSSQSSEISTKSKSVDSSLGGLSRSSTVASLDTDSTKSSGQSNSNSDTCAEFRIKYVGSIEKLKLSEGKSLEGPLDLINYIDVAQQDGKLPFVPLEEEFIMGVSKYGIKVSTSDQYDVLHRHALYLIIRMVCYDDGLGAGKSLLALKTTDASNEEYSLWVYQCNSLEQAQAICKVLSTAFDSVLISEKA comes from the exons ATGTTTCGGAAAGGCAAAAAGCGACACAGCAGTAGCAGCTCCCAAAGCAGTGAAATCAGTACTAAGAGCAAG TCTGTAGACTCCAGCCTTGGAGGGCTTTCGCGGTCCAGCACCGTGGCAAGCCTCGATACCGACTCCACCAAGAGCTCAG GACAGAGCAACAGTAATTCCGATACGTGTGCAGAATTTCGAATAAAATATGTTGGCTCCATTGAGAAACTGAAACTCTCTGAGGGGAAAAGTCTCGAAGGGCCGCTAGACCTGATAAATTACATAGATGTCGCCCAG caAGATGGAAAGTTGCCTTTCGTTCCTCTGGAGGAAGAATTTATTATGGGAGTTTCCAAGTATGGCATAAAAGTATCCACATCAGATCAGTAT GATGTCTTGCACCGGCACGCTCTGTATTTAATCATCCGGATGGTGTGTTATGACGACggcctgggggcagggaaaaGCTTGCTGGCTCTGAAGACCACAGATGCGAGCAACGAAGAGTACAGCCTGTGGGTTTACCAGTGCAACAGCCTG GAACAAGCACAAGCGATCTGCAAAGTTTTATCCACTGCTTTTGACTCTGTATTGATATCTGAGAAAGCCTGA
- the ITGB1BP1 gene encoding integrin beta-1-binding protein 1 isoform X1: MFRKGKKRHSSSSSQSSEISTKSKSVDSSLGGLSRSSTVASLDTDSTKSSGQSNSNSDTCAEFRIKYVGSIEKLKLSEGKSLEGPLDLINYIDVAQQDGKLPFVPLEEEFIMGVSKYGIKVSTSDQYDVLHRHALYLIIRMVCYDDGLGAGKSLLALKTTDASNEEYSLWVYQCNSLVRVSVPWVLSLIHQTRCQNQRLFSLFKG, encoded by the exons ATGTTTCGGAAAGGCAAAAAGCGACACAGCAGTAGCAGCTCCCAAAGCAGTGAAATCAGTACTAAGAGCAAG TCTGTAGACTCCAGCCTTGGAGGGCTTTCGCGGTCCAGCACCGTGGCAAGCCTCGATACCGACTCCACCAAGAGCTCAG GACAGAGCAACAGTAATTCCGATACGTGTGCAGAATTTCGAATAAAATATGTTGGCTCCATTGAGAAACTGAAACTCTCTGAGGGGAAAAGTCTCGAAGGGCCGCTAGACCTGATAAATTACATAGATGTCGCCCAG caAGATGGAAAGTTGCCTTTCGTTCCTCTGGAGGAAGAATTTATTATGGGAGTTTCCAAGTATGGCATAAAAGTATCCACATCAGATCAGTAT GATGTCTTGCACCGGCACGCTCTGTATTTAATCATCCGGATGGTGTGTTATGACGACggcctgggggcagggaaaaGCTTGCTGGCTCTGAAGACCACAGATGCGAGCAACGAAGAGTACAGCCTGTGGGTTTACCAGTGCAACAGCCTGGTGAGGGTCTCCGTCCCCTGGGTTCTTAGTCTTATTCATCAAACAAGGTGCCAAAACCAGAGACTGTTTAGTCTTTTCAAAGGCTGA
- the ITGB1BP1 gene encoding integrin beta-1-binding protein 1 isoform X3 translates to MFRKGKKRHSSSSSQSSEISTKSKSVDSSLGGLSRSSTVASLDTDSTKSSDGKLPFVPLEEEFIMGVSKYGIKVSTSDQYDVLHRHALYLIIRMVCYDDGLGAGKSLLALKTTDASNEEYSLWVYQCNSLEQAQAICKVLSTAFDSVLISEKA, encoded by the exons ATGTTTCGGAAAGGCAAAAAGCGACACAGCAGTAGCAGCTCCCAAAGCAGTGAAATCAGTACTAAGAGCAAG TCTGTAGACTCCAGCCTTGGAGGGCTTTCGCGGTCCAGCACCGTGGCAAGCCTCGATACCGACTCCACCAAGAGCTCAG ATGGAAAGTTGCCTTTCGTTCCTCTGGAGGAAGAATTTATTATGGGAGTTTCCAAGTATGGCATAAAAGTATCCACATCAGATCAGTAT GATGTCTTGCACCGGCACGCTCTGTATTTAATCATCCGGATGGTGTGTTATGACGACggcctgggggcagggaaaaGCTTGCTGGCTCTGAAGACCACAGATGCGAGCAACGAAGAGTACAGCCTGTGGGTTTACCAGTGCAACAGCCTG GAACAAGCACAAGCGATCTGCAAAGTTTTATCCACTGCTTTTGACTCTGTATTGATATCTGAGAAAGCCTGA